One Methylocaldum marinum DNA window includes the following coding sequences:
- a CDS encoding efflux RND transporter periplasmic adaptor subunit: MKPVFIFVLWCFCVTGLAAENAVRLTSEQGRHLGIRTARPEEVAALPLARAPARVVLPPHKEFVVSSPQAGVISNVAVPLGVKVKQGEVLARIQSPDLLALQRDLLDAASEFHLAEARLKRDETLFSEGIISRLRWQETKSDFDKAQAALRTAEQTLAASGLGQGEIRRLKADRQLSSLMEVRAPIDGVVLERMAVVGQRVDRLAPLFRVGKLDELWLEVDMPQERLHEVKIGDRISVENSRAAARIIEVSQHVDPRSQSALVRAVVDREAEDLRPGMHINVQLMHKSTDRIFRLPVAALVNHEGRSYVFVQTADGFAAREVAVAGVEAYSVVIHEGLDAGEEVAVQGVAALKAAWLGMGEEE; this comes from the coding sequence ATGAAACCGGTCTTCATATTTGTGCTCTGGTGCTTTTGCGTGACGGGCCTCGCGGCGGAGAATGCGGTTCGGCTCACTTCTGAGCAAGGGCGGCATTTGGGAATTCGCACGGCGAGGCCGGAAGAAGTCGCGGCCCTGCCGCTGGCGCGAGCACCGGCCCGCGTGGTGTTGCCGCCGCACAAGGAATTCGTGGTCAGTTCCCCGCAAGCCGGCGTGATCAGCAATGTCGCCGTGCCCCTAGGCGTGAAAGTCAAACAGGGGGAGGTGCTGGCCCGCATCCAAAGCCCCGATTTGCTGGCCCTGCAACGGGATTTGCTCGACGCCGCCTCCGAGTTCCATCTGGCGGAGGCGCGTCTGAAACGCGATGAGACCCTGTTCAGCGAAGGCATCATTTCGCGTCTCCGCTGGCAGGAAACCAAGAGCGATTTCGATAAGGCGCAGGCGGCGCTGCGGACGGCGGAGCAGACGCTGGCCGCGTCAGGCCTGGGGCAGGGCGAGATACGGCGGCTCAAGGCGGATCGGCAGCTAAGCAGCTTGATGGAGGTGCGCGCCCCGATCGACGGTGTCGTGCTCGAGCGCATGGCCGTGGTCGGGCAGCGGGTGGATCGGCTCGCACCGCTGTTTCGGGTCGGCAAACTGGACGAATTGTGGCTGGAGGTCGACATGCCCCAGGAACGGCTGCACGAGGTGAAGATCGGCGATCGCATCAGCGTGGAAAATTCACGGGCTGCCGCCCGCATCATCGAGGTCAGCCAACATGTGGATCCCAGGAGTCAAAGTGCCCTGGTACGTGCGGTCGTCGACCGTGAGGCGGAGGATCTGCGGCCGGGCATGCATATCAATGTGCAACTGATGCATAAGAGCACCGACCGGATTTTCCGTTTGCCGGTCGCCGCCTTGGTCAACCATGAGGGTCGAAGCTACGTGTTCGTGCAGACCGCGGACGGTTTTGCCGCGCGGGAAGTCGCGGTGGCCGGTGTGGAGGCGTACAGCGTGGTCATTCATGAAGGCCTGGACGCGGGCGAGGAAGTGGCGGTGCAAGGCGTGGCCGCGCTGAAGGCGGCCTGGCTCGGCATGGGAGAAGAAGAGTGA
- a CDS encoding efflux RND transporter permease subunit, translating into MARLIQFALTQRLFALLSALLLAGAGWFAAANLPIDAFPDVSPTQVKIIIKVPGMTPEEVEARVTAPIEVEMLGIPRQTMLRSIAKYALTDITIDFEEGTDIYWARQQVSERLGGVWGSLPANAEGGIAPMTTPLGEMFMFTIEGDVLSLSERRTLLDWVIRPALRTVPGVADVNALGGMVRSFEVVPDNTRMAARGVSIGELTDALRSNNRNDGAGRLAQGEEALLVRTEGRIVDLDDVRTIVVAERNGIAITVGDVAEVRIGALTRYGAVSQNGRSEAVEGLVLSLRGANARQVVEGVEKKLEEIRPALPKEVNVSVFYNRGDLVGKAISTIVRALLEATVLVLILLVLFLGDLRAALTVAFILPMVALFTFLLMSRFGLTANLMSLGGLAIAIGKLVDPAVVVVENITTHLAEHGRTNRLPRLHAIYRAMREVTAPVVSGTIIIGIVFVPLFTLEGLEGKMFKPLAFTNVFAMSGSLIFSLIVIPVLASFLMKSVKHEEPWLARKLSELYRPVLIWSLAHGRTVLLCAGLLLLSTVGVYFQIGKSFMPTMDEGDIIVQVEKLPSITLEQSVRLDQQIQKAILEHVPEVTRAVSRVGADEIGLDPMGLNETDNFFVLKPPDEWRMKSKEALIDEIRNVLDTFPGIAYGFTQPIQMRVTEMLTGVRGDVAVKLYGSDLAVLNAKAEEIAGVMRKIPGASDVFTIRNEGMQYMVVKVDRLAAGRLGLDADSLADTLRAQIEGLKLGIVQEGIRRTPLLLRGSGEPANMSTLQIALPDGRRVPLSVVAKIEPVEGVVAVNRERGQRYTSVRSNVEGRDLVGFVDEAKRTVTDQVQLPTGYYIEWGGQFENQQRAAARLTVVIPVSIGLIFLLLFTTFGSVRQAALVLANVPLALIGGVYGVWISGEYLSVSASVGFISLLGIAVLNGVVMVSYFNQLRVLGLPMDEAVVVGAMRRLRPVLMTAGIAAFGLFPLLFATGPGSEIQRPLAVVGVGGLFTSTLLTLVLLPILYRRYGEARDESKSPLPFGEG; encoded by the coding sequence ATCGCGCGCCTGATTCAGTTTGCCCTGACCCAGCGCCTGTTCGCCTTACTGAGCGCCCTGCTCTTGGCCGGTGCCGGCTGGTTCGCTGCCGCCAATCTTCCCATCGATGCCTTTCCGGATGTCTCGCCGACCCAAGTCAAGATCATCATCAAAGTGCCGGGCATGACCCCGGAAGAAGTCGAAGCCCGCGTCACGGCGCCCATCGAGGTGGAAATGCTCGGCATTCCCAGGCAGACCATGCTGCGCTCCATCGCCAAGTACGCGCTCACCGACATTACCATCGATTTCGAGGAAGGCACGGACATTTACTGGGCGAGACAGCAGGTCTCGGAGCGCCTGGGCGGCGTTTGGGGCAGCCTGCCGGCCAACGCGGAAGGCGGCATCGCGCCCATGACCACGCCTCTGGGCGAGATGTTCATGTTCACCATCGAGGGCGATGTTTTGAGCCTCTCGGAGAGGAGGACTCTCCTCGACTGGGTAATCCGCCCGGCGCTCAGAACGGTGCCGGGCGTCGCCGACGTGAACGCATTGGGCGGGATGGTGAGAAGCTTCGAGGTGGTTCCGGATAACACCCGAATGGCGGCGCGCGGCGTGAGTATCGGAGAATTGACCGATGCCCTCAGGTCCAATAACCGTAACGACGGTGCCGGCCGTCTGGCCCAGGGTGAGGAAGCGCTTCTCGTACGCACCGAAGGTCGGATCGTGGATCTGGACGACGTTCGCACCATCGTCGTCGCGGAGCGGAACGGTATCGCCATCACCGTGGGCGACGTGGCCGAGGTGCGTATCGGCGCCCTGACGCGCTACGGCGCCGTGAGCCAGAACGGGCGAAGCGAAGCGGTCGAGGGTCTGGTATTGAGTCTCCGGGGGGCGAACGCCCGGCAGGTCGTGGAAGGCGTCGAGAAGAAGCTCGAAGAGATCCGCCCGGCATTGCCGAAGGAGGTCAACGTCAGTGTGTTCTACAATCGCGGAGACTTGGTAGGAAAAGCCATAAGCACCATCGTTCGTGCCCTGTTGGAAGCGACCGTCCTGGTGCTGATCCTATTGGTCCTGTTTCTGGGCGACCTCAGAGCCGCATTGACTGTCGCCTTCATTCTGCCCATGGTCGCTCTGTTCACTTTCCTGCTGATGAGCCGCTTCGGCCTCACGGCGAATCTCATGAGCCTGGGCGGGCTCGCCATTGCCATCGGCAAGCTGGTCGATCCGGCGGTCGTGGTGGTGGAAAACATCACCACCCATCTCGCCGAGCACGGCAGGACCAACCGCCTGCCCAGGCTGCACGCGATCTACCGGGCCATGCGCGAGGTCACCGCGCCGGTGGTGTCCGGGACGATCATCATCGGCATCGTGTTCGTCCCGCTGTTTACCCTGGAAGGTCTGGAAGGCAAGATGTTCAAGCCCCTGGCCTTCACTAACGTGTTCGCCATGAGCGGATCGCTGATCTTCTCTTTGATCGTGATTCCGGTCTTGGCTTCTTTCCTGATGAAGAGCGTCAAGCACGAGGAACCCTGGCTCGCGCGGAAGCTTTCCGAACTGTATCGTCCGGTGCTGATCTGGTCCCTCGCCCACGGCCGCACGGTGCTGCTTTGCGCGGGGCTGCTCCTACTGTCCACCGTTGGCGTTTATTTCCAGATCGGCAAGTCCTTCATGCCGACCATGGATGAAGGTGACATCATCGTGCAGGTGGAGAAACTGCCCTCCATCACGCTGGAACAGTCGGTGAGGCTGGACCAGCAAATTCAGAAGGCGATCCTGGAACACGTGCCGGAAGTGACACGTGCCGTGTCCCGCGTCGGCGCCGACGAGATCGGCCTCGATCCCATGGGGCTCAATGAGACCGATAATTTCTTCGTCCTCAAACCGCCGGACGAATGGCGCATGAAGAGCAAGGAAGCGCTGATCGACGAAATCCGCAATGTGCTGGATACTTTTCCCGGCATTGCTTACGGTTTTACCCAGCCGATTCAGATGCGGGTTACCGAGATGCTGACCGGGGTGCGCGGCGATGTGGCGGTCAAGTTGTATGGTTCGGATCTCGCCGTGCTCAACGCCAAGGCCGAAGAAATCGCCGGCGTCATGCGCAAGATTCCCGGCGCTTCGGACGTATTCACCATCCGCAACGAAGGCATGCAATACATGGTGGTGAAGGTGGACCGTCTGGCTGCCGGACGTTTGGGATTGGATGCGGATTCCCTGGCCGATACCTTGCGGGCTCAGATCGAGGGGCTCAAGCTCGGCATCGTCCAGGAGGGAATTCGCCGCACGCCGCTATTGCTCAGGGGCTCCGGGGAGCCTGCCAATATGTCCACCCTGCAGATCGCCCTGCCCGACGGACGCCGCGTGCCCTTGTCGGTGGTCGCCAAGATCGAGCCGGTAGAAGGTGTGGTCGCAGTCAACCGTGAGCGCGGCCAGCGCTACACTTCGGTGCGCAGCAATGTCGAGGGGCGGGATTTGGTGGGCTTCGTGGACGAGGCCAAAAGGACCGTAACCGATCAGGTGCAGCTACCCACCGGCTATTACATCGAATGGGGTGGGCAGTTCGAGAATCAGCAGCGGGCCGCCGCCCGCCTGACCGTCGTCATTCCGGTTTCGATCGGACTGATCTTCCTGCTTTTGTTTACCACCTTCGGTTCGGTGCGCCAGGCGGCCCTGGTTTTGGCCAACGTTCCGCTCGCTCTCATCGGCGGTGTATATGGCGTCTGGATTTCCGGCGAATATCTCTCGGTGTCGGCCTCGGTAGGCTTCATTTCTTTGCTCGGGATCGCCGTGCTGAACGGTGTGGTGATGGTGAGCTACTTCAATCAGCTGCGGGTGCTCGGCCTACCGATGGATGAAGCGGTGGTGGTGGGTGCCATGCGCCGGCTTCGGCCGGTACTGATGACGGCCGGCATAGCCGCCTTCGGACTCTTTCCTCTGCTGTTTGCTACGGGCCCGGGTTCCGAGATCCAGAGACCCCTGGCGGTGGTCGGCGTAGGCGGTCTTTTTACGTCGACGCTGCTGACTCTGGTGCTGTTGCCGATACTCTACCGACGCTACGGCGAAGCCAGAGACGAGTCCAAATCCCCTCTCCCTTTTGGAGAGGGTTAG
- a CDS encoding DUF3240 family protein — MSELFLLTLIAPPGHEEPLIDWLLQYGHASGFSSFPISGHSSNPESLTLVEQVTGRKRQVRFDVQLTGSELEILLDRLKSDFAGSAIHYWAVPVAKAGRL; from the coding sequence ATGAGCGAACTTTTTCTCCTCACCCTGATTGCCCCACCCGGTCACGAAGAGCCTTTGATCGATTGGTTATTGCAATACGGGCATGCGAGCGGATTCAGTAGCTTCCCGATCAGCGGCCATTCCAGTAATCCGGAAAGTTTGACTTTGGTCGAACAAGTGACCGGGCGCAAGCGCCAGGTTCGCTTCGATGTGCAACTCACCGGCTCGGAATTAGAGATATTGCTGGATCGGTTAAAATCGGATTTTGCAGGATCTGCGATTCATTACTGGGCCGTGCCGGTCGCCAAGGCGGGACGGCTTTGA
- a CDS encoding transglycosylase SLT domain-containing protein, translating into MNSIRLLLGWLLSISSPLALAQDGMGNASELRNLAVRYEHGRGVKLDYAEAYRLYCKAALLGDAQAAYNLGWMYFNGRGLSRKPEVAVGWFMRAAKTGDVYAARMLVRYQGITPSDDANCQPEPPPITAGIEPGSSPSRRLVESWVSQIAPQYSVDPRLVLAVIHAESGFNPAALSSKNAQGLMQLIPATAERFGIKDVWNPVENIKGGTAYLHWLLRHFEGNVEWAVAAYNAGERTVEQYHGVPPYKETRNYVRRILEDYRKTYHPVPPPLAPNQTS; encoded by the coding sequence GTGAACTCGATTCGACTCCTGCTTGGTTGGCTGCTAAGCATCAGCTCACCGCTTGCCCTGGCGCAGGACGGCATGGGCAACGCAAGCGAGCTGCGCAACCTGGCTGTGCGCTACGAACATGGCCGCGGCGTCAAACTCGACTACGCCGAGGCTTACCGCCTTTATTGCAAAGCGGCCCTGCTCGGCGACGCACAAGCGGCGTACAACCTCGGCTGGATGTATTTCAATGGCCGAGGACTTTCCCGTAAGCCGGAAGTCGCCGTGGGTTGGTTCATGCGCGCGGCCAAGACCGGCGATGTTTATGCCGCGCGCATGCTGGTGCGTTATCAAGGCATCACCCCTTCGGATGACGCCAACTGCCAGCCCGAACCGCCGCCGATTACTGCCGGCATCGAACCGGGCTCGAGTCCCAGCCGCAGACTCGTCGAGAGCTGGGTCAGCCAAATTGCGCCGCAATATTCGGTCGATCCGCGATTGGTATTGGCTGTCATACATGCGGAATCCGGCTTCAATCCGGCGGCGCTTTCCTCCAAGAACGCCCAGGGACTGATGCAGCTCATTCCAGCTACGGCAGAGCGCTTCGGCATCAAAGACGTCTGGAATCCGGTCGAAAACATCAAGGGAGGAACCGCCTATCTGCATTGGCTGTTGCGGCATTTCGAGGGAAATGTCGAATGGGCGGTGGCGGCTTACAATGCGGGCGAACGAACCGTGGAACAATATCACGGGGTTCCGCCGTATAAGGAAACCCGCAATTACGTAAGGCGCATCCTGGAAGATTATCGAAAGACCTATCATCCGGTTCCGCCTCCCCTGGCGCCGAATCAGACTTCTTAA
- a CDS encoding DNA-3-methyladenine glycosylase I, producing the protein MSRCAWAERSTLEQAYHDHEWGTPVHDDRLLFEFLILEGAQAGLSWTTILRKRDAYRMAFDGFDPERVARYDEAKIAELLANPGIVRNRLKIAAAVNNARRFLQVREQFDSFDTYLWRFVDGRPRQNAWQNMTDVPARTPESDAMSKDLEKRGFRFVGSVICYAYMQAIGVVNDHTVDCFRWKQLHPTGSP; encoded by the coding sequence TTGAGCCGCTGCGCCTGGGCCGAGCGCAGCACGCTCGAACAAGCTTACCATGACCATGAATGGGGAACGCCCGTCCATGACGACCGCCTGCTGTTCGAATTCCTGATTCTGGAAGGCGCGCAGGCCGGACTTTCCTGGACGACGATTCTTCGTAAACGAGATGCCTACCGCATGGCATTCGACGGCTTCGATCCCGAACGCGTGGCTCGATACGACGAGGCCAAGATCGCCGAACTGTTGGCTAACCCCGGCATTGTTCGGAACCGCCTGAAAATCGCGGCGGCCGTAAACAATGCTCGCCGTTTTCTGCAGGTAAGGGAACAATTCGACAGCTTCGACACTTACCTCTGGCGCTTCGTCGACGGCCGCCCGCGGCAAAACGCCTGGCAAAACATGACCGATGTACCGGCCCGAACGCCCGAATCCGATGCGATGAGCAAGGACCTCGAGAAACGCGGCTTTCGTTTTGTCGGCTCCGTCATTTGTTATGCCTACATGCAGGCGATCGGTGTGGTCAACGACCATACCGTCGACTGCTTCCGCTGGAAGCAGCTGCACCCGACCGGTTCGCCGTAA
- a CDS encoding PHP domain-containing protein translates to MYDLHTHSTASDGAYSPSELVRRAAASGVTVLALTDHDSTAGLDEAETTALETDIRLIPGVEISVTWAEKTIHIVGLRIQRNCEILRRGLSGLQATRLERAQEIGRRLDRFGISGTFEAAREIAGDGMITRTHFARHLVELGLAGSLKDVFDRFLTRGKPGYVPTRWAEMAEAIAWIKTAGGVAALAHPQRYKLTGSWMRRLVGEFKECGGMAIEVVSGTASPGDTQSSADYARRFELHASIGSDFHSPETGWVKLGRLPPLPSDLPPVWTLWDR, encoded by the coding sequence TTGTACGATCTTCACACCCATTCCACCGCCTCGGACGGCGCCTACTCGCCGTCCGAATTGGTTCGCCGGGCCGCGGCCTCGGGCGTGACCGTTCTCGCACTTACTGATCACGACTCCACCGCGGGCCTGGACGAGGCGGAGACTACCGCCCTCGAAACCGACATTCGGCTGATTCCCGGCGTAGAGATATCGGTAACATGGGCGGAAAAAACCATCCATATCGTCGGTTTGCGCATCCAGCGCAACTGTGAAATCTTGAGACGGGGTCTGAGTGGCCTCCAGGCCACGCGCCTCGAAAGAGCGCAAGAGATCGGCCGCCGCCTCGACCGCTTTGGAATCTCCGGAACCTTCGAGGCCGCGCGGGAAATAGCCGGCGACGGCATGATCACGCGCACCCATTTCGCACGTCATCTCGTCGAACTGGGACTCGCGGGAAGCCTAAAAGACGTGTTCGATCGCTTTCTGACTCGCGGCAAGCCGGGCTATGTCCCCACCCGATGGGCGGAGATGGCTGAAGCCATTGCCTGGATTAAAACGGCGGGCGGCGTCGCGGCACTTGCTCATCCGCAACGCTATAAACTAACCGGCAGCTGGATGCGGCGGCTAGTCGGCGAGTTCAAGGAATGCGGAGGCATGGCAATCGAAGTCGTCTCGGGGACGGCCTCTCCCGGCGATACTCAATCGAGCGCCGACTACGCGCGGCGGTTCGAATTGCACGCCTCCATCGGCTCGGACTTTCACAGCCCCGAAACAGGCTGGGTAAAACTGGGCCGCTTACCGCCGCTTCCCTCCGACTTGCCCCCGGTGTGGACCCTGTGGGACCGTTGA
- a CDS encoding ABC transporter ATP-binding protein, which translates to MAHDSVPQHTQRFSWAYIRSIALEHKRELFAAHLIAVLAALSAVPVPLLMPLLVDEVLLSKPGLAVNTLDRLFPAEWHGPELYILAILGLTLLLRLIAAVFNVWQTRQFSFIAKDIIYRIRCRLIGKLQRISMAEYENLGSGSVVTHLVTDLDTLDTFVGTTIARFVVAVLSLTGTAAILLWMHWQLALFILFLNPIVIFFTKTLGKRVKNLKREENSAIGVFQLALTETLDAIHQIRASNREKHYMGRLMDAARAVRENSAAYAWKSDAANRVSFLVFLFGFDVFRALSFFMVIYSDLTVGEMMAVSGYLWFMMTPVQEILGIQYALFGAKAALERINQLNDLKQEPRYPHLIDPFKKSRRLGIFIDDLHFAYPNGHEVLRGITMDIRPGEKVALIGASGGGKSTLVQVLIGLYPPSSGMVYFNGAPMDKIGMDVVRENVVTVLQHPVLFNDTVRANLTLGRAAPDEELWRALEIAQLREVVAESRDRLDTVVGRLGMRLSGGQRQRLAIARMILADPKVVILDEATSAIDNETETRLYHGLDAFLKGRTTIIVAHRLSAIKHADHIYVFEDGRICEQGDHETLISGKGLYARLYGQRPAERRSRDLSFRS; encoded by the coding sequence ATGGCTCACGACTCCGTTCCTCAACACACCCAGCGTTTCAGTTGGGCCTATATCCGCTCGATCGCACTGGAACATAAACGCGAATTGTTCGCCGCTCACCTGATTGCCGTTCTCGCCGCGTTGAGCGCGGTCCCGGTCCCATTGCTCATGCCGCTGCTGGTCGACGAAGTTTTGTTGAGCAAGCCCGGACTGGCCGTCAACACGCTGGACCGGCTGTTTCCCGCCGAATGGCACGGACCCGAATTGTACATTCTTGCCATTTTGGGCCTTACCCTGCTTCTGCGTCTCATCGCGGCCGTCTTCAATGTCTGGCAAACGCGTCAGTTCAGTTTCATCGCCAAAGACATCATTTATCGAATTCGCTGTCGGCTGATCGGCAAGCTGCAGCGGATCTCCATGGCCGAATACGAGAATCTCGGCAGCGGCTCGGTCGTGACCCATCTGGTTACCGATCTCGATACGCTCGATACGTTCGTCGGCACCACGATTGCGCGCTTCGTGGTTGCCGTACTCTCCCTGACAGGCACCGCCGCCATTCTGCTATGGATGCACTGGCAACTTGCACTCTTCATTCTGTTCCTGAATCCGATCGTAATTTTCTTCACCAAGACGCTCGGAAAACGGGTGAAGAATCTCAAGCGCGAGGAAAACTCCGCAATCGGCGTATTCCAGCTTGCGCTCACCGAAACACTGGACGCTATCCATCAAATCCGGGCCAGCAATCGGGAAAAACATTACATGGGGCGGCTTATGGATGCGGCGCGGGCGGTTCGGGAGAACTCGGCCGCTTACGCCTGGAAAAGCGACGCCGCCAACCGGGTCAGCTTTCTGGTGTTCCTGTTCGGCTTTGATGTCTTCCGCGCCTTGTCCTTTTTCATGGTCATTTACTCCGACCTCACGGTCGGCGAGATGATGGCCGTTTCCGGCTACCTTTGGTTCATGATGACCCCGGTGCAGGAAATTCTAGGAATTCAATACGCCTTGTTCGGCGCCAAGGCAGCGTTGGAGCGGATCAACCAGCTGAACGACCTGAAGCAGGAACCGAGATACCCGCACCTGATCGATCCCTTCAAGAAAAGCCGAAGACTAGGCATTTTCATCGATGATCTTCACTTCGCCTACCCGAACGGCCACGAAGTTCTGCGCGGCATTACCATGGATATCCGGCCGGGTGAGAAAGTTGCCCTGATCGGGGCGAGCGGCGGCGGCAAATCGACCTTGGTGCAAGTATTAATCGGTCTTTATCCACCGAGCTCCGGCATGGTCTATTTCAATGGCGCGCCGATGGACAAAATCGGAATGGACGTGGTGCGCGAAAACGTAGTCACGGTCCTGCAGCATCCCGTGCTGTTCAATGACACCGTGCGAGCCAATCTGACCCTGGGCCGCGCCGCGCCGGACGAAGAACTCTGGCGTGCTCTGGAAATCGCCCAGCTCAGGGAGGTGGTGGCGGAATCTCGTGACCGTTTGGATACCGTCGTTGGCCGGCTGGGCATGCGGCTTTCCGGCGGCCAGCGCCAGCGGCTCGCGATCGCCCGCATGATCCTGGCCGACCCCAAGGTAGTGATCCTCGACGAAGCGACCTCGGCCATCGACAACGAGACCGAAACCCGCTTGTACCACGGTTTGGACGCATTCCTCAAGGGTCGAACAACGATTATCGTCGCCCATCGCTTGAGCGCGATTAAACACGCCGATCACATTTACGTCTTCGAGGACGGACGCATATGCGAGCAAGGCGATCATGAAACCTTGATTTCCGGGAAGGGTCTGTACGCACGTCTATACGGCCAAAGACCCGCGGAGCGTCGCTCTCGGGATCTGTCGTTCAGATCCTGA
- a CDS encoding GumC family protein, whose protein sequence is MSDLPSIEILASPLSTRDISGYAGGDLPSKTPRRFAVFAATFLLAFVASVAYVWLRPPIYESTASLLTVTPLAIDETEVKTSVQHAVAQNEILLGIPLLEATLENLRNADNASELASLTIADLLTSVSVEPIAETNIVKLHARGSNPTILASVVNAWIEAYQARRERSILETKNDTSAALRLEFEQLAQKIEAKRLKLHQFRRDHGIVSKNDADNRAMAQLTGLNTALNKAVEDEVKTKAQLDAIKEAIARGEPVVPSSDEQGLANLERRAHDLRQQLKDLKRRYTAQYISLQPQLKLIPEQLKQTEDEIKKKLEYGKQNALSEAQQAFASAQQTVREIRRQIEAHEREASEFTTRFAEHEAMRANLEKLEEIYRDTEIRLAQVEAKPYEKLPQLQVIERGNPPIKPIWPNYWRDSGIAFGGSLALALVTVWLYEYLTQRQAPSNATFLPDIHLHSLPQNILLQQRMSTPPPLPGEQFPALESPIMRDLTEQEIRVLLEAATLEARLAIALLLSGLSLEEIAELSAEQIDLDGDSLRIDGRNPRTVPLAKRLKLWLAETKEFPDLKIDDTTSLIACAAIDSGLARPETIDAPALRHTYISYLVRQGIRLSELECIVGPVPAKTLAGYGRFSPPGPGLPADGVPLTYPALSS, encoded by the coding sequence ATGTCAGATCTACCGTCGATCGAAATTCTTGCGAGTCCACTGTCTACGCGAGATATCTCGGGATATGCCGGCGGGGACTTACCGTCGAAAACGCCGCGCCGTTTCGCCGTATTTGCCGCCACGTTCCTGCTTGCCTTCGTGGCAAGCGTGGCCTATGTGTGGCTGCGCCCACCCATCTACGAGAGCACGGCATCGTTATTGACGGTCACACCGTTAGCCATAGACGAAACGGAGGTGAAAACCAGCGTCCAGCACGCTGTCGCGCAGAACGAGATTCTGCTCGGCATCCCCTTGCTCGAAGCGACTTTGGAAAATCTAAGGAATGCCGACAATGCCTCCGAACTGGCCAGTTTAACAATCGCCGACCTTCTCACCTCGGTGTCGGTTGAACCCATAGCCGAGACTAATATCGTCAAACTGCACGCCAGGGGGTCGAACCCCACGATACTGGCTTCGGTCGTCAACGCCTGGATCGAAGCCTACCAAGCGCGTCGCGAACGATCGATTCTCGAAACGAAAAATGACACTAGCGCGGCTTTGCGGCTCGAATTCGAACAGCTCGCTCAAAAAATTGAAGCGAAGCGCCTGAAGCTGCATCAATTTCGCCGAGATCACGGCATCGTTTCGAAAAACGACGCGGACAATCGGGCCATGGCTCAGCTAACCGGCCTCAACACCGCACTCAACAAAGCCGTCGAGGATGAAGTCAAGACGAAAGCCCAGCTCGACGCGATCAAAGAAGCTATCGCCAGGGGTGAACCCGTAGTACCGTCCAGCGATGAACAGGGGTTGGCAAACCTGGAGCGCCGAGCCCACGACCTTCGCCAGCAGCTAAAGGATTTGAAGCGCCGTTATACCGCGCAATACATTTCGCTGCAGCCCCAGCTCAAGCTTATTCCGGAACAGCTCAAGCAAACCGAAGACGAAATCAAAAAGAAGCTCGAATACGGCAAGCAGAACGCGTTGAGCGAAGCGCAGCAGGCTTTTGCATCCGCTCAGCAGACCGTTCGGGAAATCCGCCGTCAAATCGAGGCACACGAACGGGAGGCCAGCGAGTTTACGACGCGTTTCGCCGAGCACGAAGCCATGCGGGCCAACCTCGAAAAGCTGGAAGAAATCTACCGCGACACGGAAATCCGGCTCGCACAAGTCGAAGCAAAACCGTACGAAAAGCTGCCTCAACTCCAGGTCATCGAACGAGGTAATCCTCCAATCAAACCGATATGGCCGAATTATTGGCGCGACAGCGGGATCGCCTTCGGCGGCAGCCTCGCCCTCGCCCTGGTCACTGTCTGGCTCTACGAATACCTCACGCAAAGGCAGGCTCCTTCCAACGCGACATTCTTACCCGACATCCATCTTCATTCGCTACCGCAAAACATCCTGCTACAGCAGCGGATGTCTACACCGCCGCCCCTTCCCGGGGAACAATTTCCTGCTTTGGAAAGCCCTATAATGAGAGACTTGACGGAGCAGGAAATCCGCGTATTGCTCGAAGCGGCCACGCTTGAAGCCAGGCTGGCGATAGCTCTGCTGCTGTCCGGTTTGAGCCTCGAGGAAATTGCGGAACTAAGCGCCGAGCAGATCGACCTCGACGGCGACAGCCTACGCATTGACGGCAGAAATCCCAGAACCGTACCCCTAGCAAAACGGCTTAAGCTTTGGCTGGCCGAAACCAAAGAGTTTCCCGACTTGAAAATAGACGATACGACATCGTTGATCGCCTGTGCGGCCATCGACTCGGGTCTGGCGCGGCCCGAAACGATCGACGCACCCGCGTTGCGTCACACTTATATAAGCTATTTGGTTCGCCAAGGCATCCGGCTGTCGGAACTGGAGTGCATCGTCGGCCCTGTACCTGCGAAGACGCTCGCCGGCTACGGGCGTTTTTCTCCTCCTGGCCCCGGCTTACCTGCCGACGGCGTACCGTTGACGTATCCCGCACTGAGTTCATAA